A DNA window from Sphingomonas profundi contains the following coding sequences:
- a CDS encoding Na+/H+ antiporter, with amino-acid sequence MLTFELLLGLLAFCVALALVARRLNLPFAVALVLGGMAIAFIPGLPQIEFEPELALALFLPPLLQLSAYRTDWPAFRTSLRPILLLAVGAVFFTAAAVALVAKWLVPDLPWGAAIALGAIVAPPDAVAAAAVLKDLRPPKRIITVLEGESLLNDASSLVLYRFAVAATLAGSFDLQQGALSFFLSALGGGIIGYVVGRIAMWIFAKLDDTLHDITVSVLAGFAAYFLAEAVHVSGVLGVVGCGLVLGRHQHHEFTARTRLEAGAVWTFIEFVLASLVFMLIGMQLRGIVERLEHYDWWQLGLLAVAVSATLIISRFLWIAPMTWVPRLLSRKLRERDPASPVGELIVVSWAGMRGVVSLAAALALPTNFPGRDIIVFLAFCAIFATLVLQGTTLGPLIRALGVAEPETSGPSNEQLAVRRQVTAAALSAVEDRLEDPEHRAAAGELVEEYQERAEQVTRLDQDVEAETERLGKQLELRLAAIEAARNKLIENRHEHDDEASRALTEELDLEEEQIRRELGER; translated from the coding sequence ATGCTGACGTTCGAGCTGCTGCTCGGCCTGCTTGCATTCTGCGTTGCGCTGGCGCTCGTCGCCCGGCGCCTGAACCTGCCGTTTGCGGTGGCGCTGGTGCTCGGCGGCATGGCCATCGCGTTCATCCCTGGATTACCGCAGATCGAGTTCGAGCCGGAACTGGCGTTGGCGCTCTTTCTGCCGCCGCTTCTGCAGCTCAGTGCCTACCGGACGGACTGGCCGGCCTTCAGAACGAGCCTCCGCCCGATCTTGCTGCTTGCGGTAGGGGCGGTGTTCTTCACCGCCGCCGCCGTCGCTCTCGTCGCCAAGTGGCTGGTTCCGGATCTGCCGTGGGGTGCGGCTATCGCGCTCGGCGCCATCGTGGCGCCGCCGGACGCCGTGGCCGCCGCCGCGGTGCTTAAGGACCTTCGGCCACCCAAGCGGATCATCACCGTGCTGGAGGGCGAGAGCCTCCTGAACGACGCGTCATCGCTGGTGCTCTACCGCTTCGCGGTTGCAGCCACTCTCGCCGGCTCGTTCGATCTCCAGCAGGGAGCGCTGTCCTTCTTCTTGTCGGCGCTGGGCGGCGGGATCATCGGCTATGTCGTCGGCCGAATCGCGATGTGGATCTTCGCGAAGCTCGACGACACGCTCCACGATATCACCGTCAGCGTTCTCGCCGGCTTCGCCGCCTACTTCCTCGCGGAGGCGGTGCACGTCTCGGGCGTGTTGGGGGTGGTCGGCTGCGGGCTGGTCCTCGGGCGCCATCAGCACCACGAGTTTACCGCTCGGACCCGGCTTGAAGCAGGCGCCGTGTGGACATTCATCGAGTTCGTGCTCGCCAGTCTCGTCTTCATGCTGATCGGGATGCAGCTACGCGGCATAGTCGAGCGGCTGGAGCATTACGATTGGTGGCAGCTTGGTCTGCTCGCGGTCGCTGTCTCGGCGACGCTGATCATCAGCCGCTTCCTGTGGATCGCTCCGATGACGTGGGTGCCGCGCCTTCTCTCCCGCAAATTGCGGGAGCGCGATCCCGCGTCGCCCGTAGGAGAGCTCATTGTCGTTTCCTGGGCTGGCATGCGCGGTGTCGTCAGCCTCGCCGCGGCGCTCGCCTTACCGACGAACTTCCCGGGGCGCGACATCATCGTTTTCCTCGCCTTCTGCGCGATCTTCGCGACGCTGGTGCTGCAAGGCACGACCCTGGGGCCACTCATCCGCGCGCTGGGGGTGGCCGAACCCGAAACATCTGGGCCGAGCAACGAGCAACTCGCCGTCAGGCGGCAGGTCACGGCGGCCGCCCTCTCGGCGGTCGAGGACCGCCTCGAAGACCCGGAGCATCGCGCGGCGGCTGGCGAGCTTGTCGAGGAGTATCAGGAGCGGGCGGAGCAGGTGACGCGGCTCGACCAGGATGTCGAGGCCGAGACCGAGCGCCTCGGCAAGCAGCTCGAGCTTCGGCTCGCCGCGATCGAGGCGGCTCGCAACAAGCTGATCGAGAACCGGCACGAACATGACGACGAGGCCTCTCGCGCGCTGACGGAGGAGCTCGACCTCGAAGAAGAACAAATCCGCCGTGAACTTGGCGAGCGTTGA
- a CDS encoding PAS domain-containing protein: MTELPLPRAVTSATLHHLEQLIDGSSFGSILLDPAGTILWSNAAAPTMHGVEKTADLGANADGALMPRRLPCRRSG, encoded by the coding sequence ATGACCGAGCTACCGCTGCCCCGTGCCGTAACGAGCGCGACGCTCCACCATCTCGAGCAACTGATCGACGGCTCCAGCTTCGGCAGCATCCTGCTCGATCCTGCCGGAACGATCCTTTGGTCGAACGCCGCCGCTCCCACGATGCACGGGGTCGAGAAGACCGCCGACCTCGGCGCCAACGCGGACGGCGCGCTCATGCCCCGTCGGCTGCCTTGCAGGCGCTCAGGATGA
- a CDS encoding YsnF/AvaK domain-containing protein codes for MIQEEAHVTKREVEIEQVQVRTSFEQETVTVRDTVSRHHVEIRRLPVEREVAIAPPIREEDGITIVPVLEERLVVEKRLFLVEEIHLVRRQSTEEVALLVELRRPVVDVDRSSDNNQEENV; via the coding sequence GTGATCCAGGAAGAGGCGCACGTCACGAAGCGTGAGGTCGAGATCGAGCAGGTGCAGGTGCGCACATCGTTCGAGCAGGAGACAGTGACCGTCCGCGATACTGTTTCGCGACACCACGTCGAGATCCGTCGGCTTCCTGTGGAGCGCGAGGTCGCAATCGCGCCGCCGATCCGGGAAGAAGACGGCATCACGATCGTCCCCGTGCTGGAGGAGCGGCTCGTTGTCGAAAAGCGGCTGTTCTTGGTCGAGGAGATCCACCTCGTCCGCCGGCAGTCCACTGAGGAGGTGGCGCTGCTGGTCGAGCTCCGCCGACCGGTGGTCGATGTCGATCGATCGAGCGACAACAACCAAGAGGAAAACGTCTAA
- a CDS encoding nucleoside triphosphate pyrophosphohydrolase codes for MAEAIAATSTFSLYRVQDDPDWRKLRNVRDFWTGAEPPRHRLFFATGDQLEAVLARRGGSARLAKEINALTGGRAVLRTDCSNVTVRTFNLPRTHTVDGATAARWVRNTLKVMAAKGAASNEIAIILHRYIPARAAAWTYYSPGDDYVQVDCLWGLPDGLQFLPHDTLQIDARTGEELAAQIRFKPDVLQEQEDGSWSYVGIARQYGRDRVLSREALRHLALETVAVARKIKDRAQIMWFCDLPEGLGMGRHLPWFRSKEFAGFEPAARPALPTSRARNLVDLDELDRDTSRFIIQVAPEVELVREDDTFLDRVIAIANARDLPVELDGSILGHAYYRLRSARILVLVPQPKYPRVRGRHRHYKVVRDAIPQNIQAKGERVTFARLLPGEASVALIGKLFEEGLELNTAKTPAQKLEELADVLEVVRGLAVTNDIDWDTIVATALDKRGRRGGFEQQTVLLETTRPMPYRGEIPDMTDDRQPSISLSDLGVVMVEGPSALISFSKLLSFDTTEVELLVGGRQVNVAAALDGTGVRLIASDPHRHDDLPDSQLDLFGGNARQVRGAPRE; via the coding sequence ATGGCGGAGGCGATCGCAGCCACATCGACTTTTTCGCTCTACCGCGTCCAGGACGACCCGGACTGGCGCAAGCTGCGCAACGTCAGGGATTTCTGGACCGGTGCCGAGCCGCCGCGTCATCGCCTCTTCTTCGCGACCGGCGATCAGCTCGAGGCGGTGCTGGCGCGCCGCGGGGGTTCCGCCCGGCTCGCAAAGGAGATCAACGCACTCACCGGCGGCAGGGCGGTCCTTCGCACAGACTGTTCCAATGTGACGGTTCGCACCTTCAACCTGCCGCGCACACACACCGTCGATGGCGCCACGGCTGCCCGATGGGTCCGCAACACACTAAAGGTAATGGCAGCCAAGGGAGCCGCCTCAAACGAGATCGCGATCATACTCCATCGCTATATTCCCGCCCGAGCCGCAGCTTGGACCTATTACTCGCCCGGCGACGATTATGTGCAGGTCGATTGCCTATGGGGTTTGCCGGATGGTCTGCAGTTTCTGCCGCACGACACGTTGCAGATCGACGCGCGCACCGGCGAGGAGCTCGCGGCACAGATCCGATTCAAACCCGATGTTTTGCAGGAACAGGAGGACGGCAGCTGGTCATATGTCGGAATCGCACGCCAATATGGTCGTGATCGGGTGCTTTCGCGCGAGGCCCTTCGCCATCTCGCACTCGAGACCGTCGCCGTCGCGCGCAAAATCAAGGATCGTGCCCAGATCATGTGGTTCTGCGACCTGCCCGAAGGTTTGGGCATGGGGCGGCATCTTCCCTGGTTCCGCTCGAAGGAGTTTGCCGGCTTCGAGCCTGCCGCCAGACCGGCGCTGCCAACAAGTCGCGCGCGCAACCTTGTTGATCTCGATGAACTCGACCGCGACACCAGCCGCTTCATCATCCAAGTCGCGCCGGAGGTCGAGCTGGTTCGCGAGGACGATACATTCCTAGACCGGGTAATCGCAATCGCGAACGCGCGGGACCTGCCCGTGGAGCTCGATGGCTCGATCCTTGGGCACGCTTATTATCGCTTGCGCAGCGCTCGCATCCTCGTGCTTGTGCCCCAGCCAAAATACCCTCGCGTCCGCGGCCGCCATCGCCACTATAAGGTGGTCCGCGACGCCATTCCGCAGAATATCCAGGCGAAGGGTGAGCGCGTTACCTTTGCGCGCCTGCTTCCCGGGGAAGCTTCGGTTGCGCTAATTGGGAAGCTCTTTGAGGAGGGACTGGAGCTGAATACTGCGAAGACGCCGGCACAGAAGCTCGAGGAGCTTGCCGATGTACTCGAAGTGGTGCGTGGCTTAGCGGTGACCAACGATATCGATTGGGACACTATCGTCGCAACCGCGCTCGATAAGCGGGGAAGGCGGGGTGGCTTTGAACAGCAAACGGTCCTTCTTGAGACAACGAGGCCGATGCCATATCGCGGCGAGATTCCCGACATGACGGACGACCGACAGCCTTCGATCTCCCTTAGCGATCTAGGGGTCGTCATGGTCGAGGGACCGAGCGCCCTGATCTCCTTCTCGAAGCTTCTGTCGTTTGACACCACCGAGGTAGAGCTGCTTGTCGGTGGGCGCCAGGTTAATGTCGCAGCCGCCCTCGACGGCACCGGCGTGCGGCTGATTGCTAGCGATCCGCATCGCCACGACGATCTCCCCGACTCACAGCTCGACCTCTTTGGCGGGAACGCTCGCCAAGTTCGAGGCGCACCCAGGGAGTAA
- a CDS encoding DUF2924 domain-containing protein: MARLDDQLRGLATLSPAELRRRWQDMFGEEAPDLSISLIRRTIGYRLQEQAHGGLPPTAERMLAALARDPGTEPMEMEIRLKPGTRLVREWNGTVHDVLVTDDGLLFDDHRYSSLSHVARAITGARWSGPRFFGLKRPTMPPRQGVAHG, encoded by the coding sequence ATGGCACGGCTCGACGACCAGCTGCGTGGGCTGGCGACACTGTCGCCGGCAGAGCTGCGACGGCGGTGGCAGGACATGTTCGGCGAGGAGGCGCCCGACCTGTCCATCTCGCTGATCCGCCGCACAATCGGCTACCGCTTGCAGGAGCAAGCGCATGGCGGGCTGCCGCCGACCGCCGAGCGGATGCTAGCCGCACTGGCGCGCGATCCCGGTACTGAGCCAATGGAGATGGAGATCCGCCTTAAGCCCGGCACCCGGCTGGTGCGCGAGTGGAACGGCACCGTGCACGACGTGCTGGTTACCGATGACGGGCTGCTGTTCGATGACCATCGCTACAGTTCGCTCAGCCACGTCGCGCGAGCGATTACGGGTGCGCGCTGGTCAGGACCGCGCTTCTTCGGTCTCAAGCGACCGACCATGCCACCGCGCCAGGGAGTGGCCCATGGCTAA
- a CDS encoding DUF3489 domain-containing protein, with translation MTRLTDMQLVLLATACQREDGSLLPPPASLGDQASRIRKAVTTLVKQELAREADVTDAAAAWREENARRIGVVISDAGRAVIAAEGASDAPLAAAEGTPAAVESPAADTQIARDTPEAPPSARTKQALVLDMLRAEGGTNLAEMVAATGWLPHTTRAALTGLRKKGHAIVTRKGEGGTRYHIAGVA, from the coding sequence ATGACCCGCCTCACCGACATGCAGCTTGTCCTGCTCGCCACCGCCTGCCAGCGTGAGGACGGCAGCCTGCTGCCGCCACCCGCCAGTCTGGGCGATCAGGCCTCCCGCATCCGCAAGGCGGTCACCACGCTGGTGAAGCAGGAGCTGGCACGGGAGGCCGACGTCACCGATGCCGCCGCTGCCTGGCGCGAGGAGAACGCGCGCCGCATCGGCGTCGTCATCAGCGATGCCGGACGTGCGGTCATCGCTGCCGAGGGAGCAAGCGATGCGCCGCTGGCAGCGGCGGAAGGAACGCCTGCCGCCGTCGAGTCGCCTGCGGCAGATACGCAGATCGCTCGGGACACACCTGAAGCACCGCCTTCCGCCCGCACCAAACAGGCGCTGGTCCTCGACATGCTGCGCGCGGAGGGCGGCACCAATCTCGCCGAGATGGTCGCTGCTACCGGCTGGCTGCCGCACACGACCCGGGCGGCGCTGACCGGCCTGCGCAAGAAGGGCCACGCCATCGTCACCCGCAAGGGTGAGGGCGGCACCCGCTACCACATCGCCGGGGTCGCCTGA
- a CDS encoding TetR/AcrR family transcriptional regulator, protein MNDALTERTGLSAALASFEPVSGRRYKPGMRSPRATDRARPPSGATREIILDAAEKVFAERGFHATTIREVFKEAGLNSGLMTYYFSSKDELFTQAVMRRHGQLKEKFTRLFDAPSASGKVPRSAEECVGLYLRFFFETAFSSDSDLRYYVLLLANSASVFDEALVASLLGNFDFITDRMLVELKMAIPDAHEGTLREGLFYLESAVTTILLTERFRRTRLAHLGTTELQALWRSMAHFFAQGTLALMSRQHLGGRPTMLSSTPRRRAGNDRHGEEPPGGTHQASGGWTPASHDGARDQGGL, encoded by the coding sequence ATGAACGATGCCCTGACAGAAAGGACAGGTTTGAGCGCAGCGCTCGCCTCATTTGAACCGGTATCCGGCCGGCGCTATAAGCCCGGCATGCGAAGCCCCAGAGCCACAGATCGAGCACGACCCCCCTCAGGAGCCACCAGGGAGATCATTCTCGATGCCGCTGAGAAGGTGTTTGCGGAACGCGGCTTCCACGCCACGACCATCAGGGAGGTGTTCAAGGAAGCCGGCCTCAACAGCGGCCTGATGACCTATTATTTCAGTTCCAAAGACGAGCTCTTCACACAGGCCGTCATGCGCCGACATGGTCAGTTGAAGGAGAAATTCACGCGCCTTTTCGACGCGCCCTCCGCTTCTGGAAAGGTGCCCCGCTCCGCGGAGGAATGCGTCGGCCTATATTTGCGCTTCTTCTTCGAGACGGCTTTTTCTTCCGACAGTGATCTGCGCTATTACGTCCTCCTCCTGGCAAATTCCGCCAGCGTCTTCGACGAGGCACTTGTCGCGAGCCTGCTTGGCAATTTCGATTTCATCACCGATCGGATGCTCGTGGAGCTGAAGATGGCGATACCCGACGCCCATGAGGGGACCTTGCGCGAGGGCCTTTTCTATCTCGAGTCGGCCGTAACGACGATCCTGCTCACCGAACGCTTCCGGCGAACCAGGCTCGCCCATCTGGGAACGACCGAGTTGCAGGCCCTGTGGCGAAGCATGGCCCACTTCTTCGCACAGGGCACTCTGGCCCTGATGTCGCGACAACACCTTGGAGGCCGACCGACCATGCTCTCTTCTACACCCCGGCGCCGTGCTGGTAACGATCGACACGGCGAAGAACCGCCAGGAGGTACTCATCAAGCGTCCGGAGGGTGGACGCCGGCGTCGCATGACGGTGCTCGCGACCAAGGCGGACTATGA